In a single window of the Phaeobacter sp. G2 genome:
- a CDS encoding AraC family transcriptional regulator: protein MSAPYEKRILRVLDYIHDNPAGDLSLDQLADVAAMSRFHWHRVFHAVTGETCAQAVRRIRLHRAASALVMTDDAVARISRSVGYANQGSFNRAFTEAYGASPAAFRKAGCHVPSRPDFKTGVYPMYPVTLRQEPARRLIGLAHSGDYHLIGKKFEAFGTLCETRNLWPHLGAMAAIYYDDPDSVPAADLRSYAGSEFFGAETPEGMEERHLAGGKVAVLTYKGPYAGISAAYHSLFGNWLPGSGEEPAEAPCYELYLNNPREVAPEELLTEICLPLR, encoded by the coding sequence TAACCCTGCCGGGGACCTGTCGCTGGATCAGTTGGCGGATGTCGCGGCGATGTCGCGCTTTCACTGGCACCGCGTCTTTCATGCGGTGACCGGCGAGACCTGCGCCCAAGCGGTGCGTCGCATTCGTCTACATCGTGCCGCCAGCGCATTGGTGATGACGGACGATGCTGTTGCGCGGATCTCGCGTTCAGTTGGCTATGCCAATCAGGGCTCCTTTAATCGGGCGTTCACCGAGGCCTATGGCGCAAGCCCTGCGGCCTTTCGCAAAGCGGGGTGCCATGTGCCCTCGCGCCCTGATTTCAAAACCGGAGTCTATCCCATGTATCCTGTTACCCTGCGCCAAGAACCCGCCCGCCGTCTGATCGGCTTGGCTCATAGTGGCGACTACCACCTGATTGGCAAAAAGTTCGAAGCTTTTGGCACGCTTTGTGAAACCCGTAATCTCTGGCCGCATCTGGGGGCCATGGCGGCAATTTATTACGATGATCCAGACAGTGTTCCCGCCGCAGATCTGCGCAGCTATGCGGGGAGCGAGTTTTTTGGAGCCGAAACCCCGGAGGGCATGGAAGAGCGGCATCTGGCAGGGGGCAAGGTGGCGGTGTTGACCTATAAAGGCCCCTATGCCGGTATTTCGGCGGCCTATCACAGTCTGTTTGGCAACTGGCTGCCTGGGTCAGGCGAAGAGCCCGCAGAGGCGCCTTGCTATGAGCTTTATCTTAACAATCCCCGCGAGGTGGCACCGGAGGAGTTGTTGACCGAAATCTGCCTGCCTTTGAGGTAA
- a CDS encoding LysE family translocator, with protein MTYDLFLALALFAFVSSITPGPNNLMLMASGANFGFRRTIPHMLGVALGFVFMVVLVGAGLVQVFDAFPISYTVLKVASVLYLLYLAWKIANAGPAEASGSGGTPMTFLQAAAFQWVNPKAWAMALTAISVYTPDQTLWAIFLVGAVFGAINLPSVGSWTILGQQMARFLTNPQRLTQFNWLMAALLVASLYPVIWPQ; from the coding sequence ATGACATATGACCTCTTCCTCGCCCTCGCGCTTTTTGCCTTTGTTTCCTCAATCACTCCTGGCCCCAACAATCTGATGTTGATGGCCTCGGGCGCCAATTTTGGCTTTCGCCGCACCATTCCGCATATGCTGGGGGTGGCGCTTGGCTTTGTCTTTATGGTGGTGCTGGTTGGCGCAGGCTTGGTGCAGGTCTTTGATGCCTTCCCAATCAGCTACACGGTGCTGAAAGTGGCCTCGGTGCTCTACCTGCTCTACCTCGCCTGGAAGATCGCCAATGCCGGCCCGGCAGAAGCTTCGGGGAGCGGTGGCACGCCGATGACATTCCTGCAGGCGGCGGCTTTTCAATGGGTCAACCCAAAGGCCTGGGCCATGGCCCTTACCGCGATCAGCGTCTACACCCCGGATCAAACGCTCTGGGCGATCTTTCTGGTCGGGGCAGTGTTTGGCGCCATCAACCTCCCCTCGGTTGGCTCCTGGACCATTTTGGGACAGCAAATGGCGCGTTTTCTCACCAATCCGCAGCGCCTGACCCAGTTCAACTGGCTGATGGCCGCGCTTTTGGTGGCCTCGCTCTATCCGGTGATCTGGCCGCAGTGA
- a CDS encoding Lrp/AsnC family transcriptional regulator produces MAKNDRINQQILQELSRDGRISNLELADRVGLSPSACLRRVQDLEQAGVITGYRAVLDRDAMGVGFVTYIGVGLGEHTKEAQQAFERAMDEAPEVVECHNITGTIEYLLRVECADLSSYKRFHTDILGTSPYVTAITTYVVMGSPKDMRA; encoded by the coding sequence ATGGCTAAGAATGATCGCATAAACCAGCAGATATTGCAGGAGCTGTCACGCGATGGTCGGATCAGCAATCTGGAGCTGGCCGATCGGGTTGGGTTGTCTCCCTCTGCCTGTCTGCGCCGGGTGCAGGATCTGGAGCAGGCAGGGGTGATCACCGGCTACCGGGCGGTGCTGGATCGCGACGCCATGGGGGTGGGGTTTGTCACCTATATCGGCGTCGGTTTGGGGGAGCACACCAAAGAGGCGCAACAGGCCTTTGAACGGGCCATGGATGAAGCACCCGAGGTGGTGGAATGCCACAATATCACCGGCACCATCGAATATCTGTTGCGGGTCGAATGCGCTGATCTATCCAGCTACAAACGGTTTCACACGGATATTCTGGGCACCTCGCCCTATGTCACAGCGATCACCACCTATGTTGTCATGGGCTCGCCCAAGGACATGCGCGCTTAG
- a CDS encoding L-malyl-CoA/beta-methylmalyl-CoA lyase produces MSFRLQPTAPARPNRCQLFGPGSNTKLFAKMAVSAADVINLDLEDSVAPSDKDIARANVIEALNTVEWGNKYMSVRINGLDTPYWYRDVVDLLEQAGDRIDQIMIPKVGCAEDVYAVDALVTAIERAKGRSKPISFEVIIESAAGIAHVEEIAASSPRLQAMSLGAADFAASMGMQTTGIGGTQENYYMLRDGEKHWSDPWHWAQTAIVAACRTHGVLPVDGPFGDFSDDEGYIAQAKRSATLGMVGKWAIHPKQIGLANEVFTPSEAAVAEAREILAAMEQAKANGEGATVYKGRLVDIASIKQAEVIVAQSELIARG; encoded by the coding sequence ATGAGCTTTCGCCTCCAACCCACCGCCCCTGCCCGCCCCAACCGTTGCCAGTTGTTTGGCCCTGGCTCCAATACCAAACTCTTTGCCAAAATGGCCGTCTCTGCTGCCGATGTGATCAACCTTGATCTCGAAGATTCCGTGGCGCCCTCAGACAAAGACATCGCCCGCGCCAATGTCATAGAGGCGCTCAACACCGTGGAGTGGGGCAACAAATACATGTCCGTGCGCATCAACGGACTGGACACCCCCTATTGGTACCGGGACGTGGTGGATCTGCTGGAACAGGCCGGTGATCGCATTGACCAGATCATGATCCCCAAGGTCGGCTGCGCCGAAGACGTCTATGCGGTTGACGCGCTGGTCACCGCCATCGAGCGCGCCAAGGGCCGCAGCAAACCAATTTCCTTTGAGGTCATCATCGAATCGGCTGCTGGCATCGCCCATGTAGAAGAGATCGCCGCCTCCTCTCCACGACTGCAGGCCATGTCCCTGGGCGCGGCCGATTTTGCCGCCTCCATGGGCATGCAGACCACCGGCATCGGCGGCACTCAGGAAAACTACTACATGCTGCGCGACGGCGAAAAGCATTGGTCCGATCCCTGGCACTGGGCCCAGACCGCCATTGTTGCCGCCTGCCGCACCCACGGTGTGCTGCCGGTCGATGGCCCCTTTGGCGACTTCTCCGATGACGAAGGCTATATCGCCCAGGCCAAACGCTCTGCCACCCTGGGCATGGTGGGCAAATGGGCCATCCACCCGAAACAAATCGGTCTGGCCAACGAGGTCTTCACCCCCTCAGAGGCGGCTGTGGCTGAAGCCCGCGAGATCCTCGCCGCTATGGAACAGGCCAAGGCCAATGGCGAAGGCGCCACCGTCTACAAGGGCCGCCTGGTCGATATCGCCTCGATCAAACAGGCCGAGGTCATCGTCGCCCAGTCCGAACTGATCGCCAGGGGTTAA
- a CDS encoding DUF1611 domain-containing protein, translating to MIETPYLLFLGDAPDMLAAKVAIGIRDWRPEHAVGQIRLPGCGADLGLTEMTLAEAKAAGAKTLVIGVANRGGVISDAWKEVLIQALEMGYDLASGLHNLLRDEGDLVAAAQTHGGTLHDVRVPTDGYPIANGVNRTGKRCLAVGTDCSVGKMYTALAMDAEMQKRGMKSTFRATGQTGILITGHGVPLDAVIADFMAGSVEYLTPDNDDDHWDLIEGQGSLFHVSYSGVTMALVHGGQPDALILCHEPTRSHMRGLPDYSVPSLEELRDVALPLALRANAACKIVGISVNTQHLSEDEATKYLAETEARMGLPAVDPYRHGAGRLVDALAAI from the coding sequence ATGATCGAGACACCATACCTGTTGTTCCTGGGCGATGCGCCTGACATGCTGGCAGCCAAGGTTGCCATTGGCATCCGTGACTGGCGTCCGGAACACGCGGTGGGCCAAATTCGCTTGCCTGGCTGTGGCGCGGATCTTGGCCTGACCGAAATGACCCTGGCTGAGGCCAAGGCGGCGGGGGCCAAGACGCTGGTGATTGGCGTGGCCAACCGCGGGGGCGTCATTTCCGACGCCTGGAAAGAAGTGCTGATTCAGGCGCTCGAGATGGGCTATGATCTGGCCTCGGGCCTGCATAACCTGTTGCGCGACGAAGGCGATCTGGTGGCAGCGGCGCAGACCCATGGCGGCACCTTGCATGACGTGCGGGTGCCCACCGATGGCTATCCGATTGCCAATGGCGTGAACCGCACCGGCAAGCGCTGCCTGGCGGTTGGCACTGATTGTTCGGTTGGCAAGATGTACACCGCTCTGGCGATGGACGCCGAAATGCAAAAGCGCGGGATGAAATCGACCTTCCGGGCCACCGGCCAGACCGGTATTCTGATCACCGGTCACGGTGTGCCGCTGGATGCGGTCATCGCTGATTTCATGGCGGGCTCGGTTGAGTATCTGACCCCTGACAATGACGACGACCACTGGGACCTGATCGAGGGTCAGGGGTCGTTGTTCCATGTGTCCTATTCCGGTGTGACCATGGCCTTGGTTCATGGCGGTCAGCCAGATGCGCTGATTCTGTGCCACGAACCGACCCGGTCGCATATGCGCGGTCTGCCGGATTATTCGGTTCCTTCGCTGGAAGAGCTGCGTGATGTGGCCCTGCCGCTGGCGCTGCGGGCCAATGCGGCTTGCAAGATCGTTGGGATCTCTGTGAACACGCAACATCTGTCTGAAGATGAAGCGACAAAATATCTGGCAGAGACCGAAGCGCGCATGGGTCTGCCTGCGGTCGACCCATACCGTCACGGGGCTGGCCGTCTGGTAGACGCTTTGGCTGCGATCTGA
- a CDS encoding dipeptide epimerase, with translation MKITVTADVFKLAQVFTISRGSRTEARVLTVKVEKSGFVGWGECVPYARYNETLESVTAEIAGLPAAFTRAELQDLLPAGAARNAVDCALWDLEAKQAGKRVWELAGLPAPGPEITAYTLSLASPEEMQKQAAENAHRPLLKIKLGTPDDMPRLEAVRAGAPEAKIIIDANEGWSAEVYAELAPHLVRLGVELVEQPLPAGEDDALIGMERPVPVCADESCHDRASLPKLKGKYDVVNIKLDKTGGLTEALKLRQEALALGYDVMVGCMVGSSLAMAPATLLAQGVLVTDLDGPLLLAEDRDEPLKFDAAGVHPPKAALWG, from the coding sequence ATGAAAATCACAGTGACTGCGGATGTATTTAAGCTGGCGCAGGTTTTTACCATCTCGCGGGGATCGCGGACCGAAGCCAGGGTGCTGACGGTAAAGGTGGAAAAATCAGGGTTTGTGGGCTGGGGCGAATGTGTGCCCTATGCGCGTTACAATGAGACCCTGGAAAGCGTCACCGCTGAGATAGCCGGCCTGCCGGCGGCGTTTACCCGTGCAGAATTGCAAGATCTGTTGCCTGCCGGGGCGGCCCGCAATGCGGTGGATTGCGCGCTGTGGGATCTGGAGGCAAAGCAAGCTGGTAAGCGGGTTTGGGAACTGGCCGGGCTGCCTGCGCCGGGGCCTGAGATCACCGCCTATACCCTGTCGCTGGCCAGCCCCGAAGAGATGCAAAAACAGGCGGCGGAAAATGCCCATCGTCCCCTGTTGAAGATCAAGCTGGGTACACCAGATGATATGCCCCGACTTGAGGCCGTGCGTGCGGGTGCGCCAGAGGCGAAGATCATCATTGATGCCAATGAAGGCTGGTCTGCGGAGGTCTACGCCGAGTTGGCGCCACATCTGGTGCGGTTGGGCGTGGAATTGGTGGAGCAGCCGCTGCCTGCCGGTGAGGACGACGCGCTGATTGGCATGGAGCGTCCGGTGCCGGTTTGCGCGGATGAGAGCTGCCATGATCGCGCCAGCCTGCCAAAACTCAAAGGTAAATATGATGTGGTGAACATCAAACTGGACAAGACTGGCGGCCTCACCGAGGCGTTGAAACTGCGCCAGGAGGCGCTGGCGCTGGGCTATGATGTCATGGTTGGCTGCATGGTTGGCTCGTCCCTGGCGATGGCCCCTGCGACATTGCTGGCGCAGGGTGTTTTGGTAACAGACCTTGACGGGCCGCTTCTGCTGGCCGAAGACCGCGATGAACCATTGAAATTTGACGCCGCCGGGGTGCATCCGCCGAAGGCCGCGCTCTGGGGTTGA
- a CDS encoding D-amino-acid transaminase has translation MTRTVYVNGEYLPETEATVSIFDRGFLMADGVYEVTSVLDGKLIDFEGHAARLERSLNELDMAAACTKDELLEIHRELVARNGIVEGMVYLQITRGSDGDRDFVFPDPETTKPTIVLFTQNKPGLADNPAAKKGAKIISIEDIRWGRRDIKTVQLLYPSMGKMMAKKAGADDAWLVEDGYVTEGTSNNAYFVKNGKIVTRPLSTDILHGITRKAVLRMAAEAQMEVEERLFTIDEAKEADEAFTTSASAFVMPVVEIDGVALGDGTPGPIAKRLREIYLDESLKAAI, from the coding sequence ATGACCCGTACTGTTTATGTGAATGGCGAATACCTGCCCGAGACCGAAGCAACCGTTTCGATTTTTGACCGCGGATTTCTGATGGCCGATGGCGTCTATGAGGTGACATCCGTTCTGGATGGCAAGCTGATCGATTTTGAAGGCCACGCTGCGCGGCTGGAGCGGTCGCTCAACGAGCTGGACATGGCTGCGGCCTGTACCAAGGATGAGCTGCTGGAGATTCACCGGGAGCTGGTTGCCCGCAACGGTATCGTTGAGGGGATGGTCTATCTGCAGATCACCCGTGGATCTGATGGCGACCGCGATTTTGTTTTTCCCGACCCCGAGACGACAAAACCAACCATCGTTTTGTTCACCCAGAACAAGCCCGGTCTGGCGGACAACCCGGCTGCCAAGAAAGGCGCCAAGATCATTTCGATTGAGGACATCCGCTGGGGCCGTCGCGACATCAAGACCGTGCAGCTGCTGTACCCATCGATGGGAAAGATGATGGCCAAGAAAGCCGGCGCGGATGACGCCTGGCTGGTCGAGGACGGCTATGTCACCGAAGGCACCTCGAACAACGCCTATTTTGTCAAGAATGGCAAAATCGTGACCCGCCCGCTGAGCACCGATATCCTGCATGGCATCACTCGCAAGGCGGTTCTGCGCATGGCGGCTGAGGCGCAGATGGAAGTGGAAGAGCGTCTGTTCACCATTGACGAGGCGAAAGAGGCGGATGAGGCTTTCACCACCTCTGCCAGCGCCTTTGTGATGCCAGTGGTTGAAATCGACGGTGTGGCGCTGGGGGATGGCACGCCCGGGCCGATTGCCAAGCGTCTGCGGGAGATCTACCTGGATGAAAGCCTGAAGGCGGCGATCTAA